Part of the Notamacropus eugenii isolate mMacEug1 chromosome 5, mMacEug1.pri_v2, whole genome shotgun sequence genome is shown below.
caagtccaacCTTTTGTACACCAGATCATGCTGACTCTTTATCACCTGACAGCCAAGGAGGCTGAGGGCAAGGCCTCAAGCCTGgtattcctccctccccttttccaggGACCTGATACTCACCGTAGTGCCCTAAAAATGGCTGGCCTCGGCCTAGGTCTGGATGCCAACAAGGCTGCTGAGCATTGCCAGCCGGGGGATGAAGAGTTTGCCAAGCCCCTGATCCCTAAGGAGCATGAGAACATCTCTggctcaggtcgtcctgactctcTTGTACCACCTGTTATCTCGTCTGAGCCTCGCAAGAACTCTGTGGGGTAAATTCCACAGTTAACCTCatggaaatgacttgccttgcTGGAGTCATGCTCTTACTAAGcttcagaggcaggatatgaacctaggtcctcctgactgtgTCATGTACCACACCAGATTAGGAGAAAAGCCCTTTGTAACTTTTACAAGgctgtgtacatgtgtgtgttatgcatgcatgcatgcaacACATACACACTAcctgtacatatgcatgtgtatgtgtgtagaatacatttatatttctatagtattatatatattgttcaatttatgtgtatatatatatatttctatttcaagGTTACCCAGTCACCCTTCCCACCACCATAGACCACAGCTCCTCCGCACATCAGTACGCTATCATACATAGACTGTCATGACTTGCTCTGGCCCCAGAATGCCTTGTGCTGGTGCTGAGCCTTGTCCTGTGCTGATGAGCCTCTGCATACTTCTCAGAAAGCACATGCCATCTTTCCCCAGGCTTCTGCTGGaaatctttccagcttggtagggcCTGCTAGCACTTGCCACAAACAGACCTTCCCAGGCCCAGAGTCACCTCCATGACATAAAGTGGTGTCAGAGAAGGATGAGTAGAAATATGAGTTAGTTTGGCCTTTCTGGTTGAGGATTCCCTTTTGGTTTCTGACCTAAATCCCGTCCTTTCCTCTCAGGGCTGGTTTGGAGAGGGCCTGAACAGCCAATGGCCACCTGCCTTCCCCAGAATAACTCTTGAGTGCCAAAGCAAAGCCTGTTATTATCAGGTAAAACATTATTGGGTAGCCATGTGGCACTGAAGGCTGGGGCCCTGCCTTCCTAAAGGGGATGCTCTGCGCAGGGGAGGGAAGGCAGGATGGGGAAAGCAGCCGTTTCTGCTGACACAGGGCACTGAACAGGGTGCTCTCATGGAGCTGTACTGGGAGAGGCCGTCCAGACCTCCCTGAACAGCCAGGCCTGGACCTGCTGCCTCCTCAAGTGATAAATGGAGGCCTGGAGGCACAGGGAGGTGCCCAAGACAGGAACTGAGTCATAAGTCAGGGAGGTACAGAATCCAGGCAAACTGAGGAGCCTGAGAAAAGTTAAGGGGCTGCCCAAGGCCCCTAGCTGCTAGGGAATATAGGATATCTTACCTTGTCCAGAGTTAATAACTGCCTTTTAATgcatgcaaaatgttttacactCAACCTTTCTCCTTTGGGCCCCAAGGATGGAACTTGAAGAATGAGAGTAAGGAGCTATCATAAAGATACTgctgcattttatagatggggaaactgagtctcagagctGAAGTGATATCGGATCATAGAACTAGAGCagggaggccatctagtccagcccttttgttttacagataaggaaactgagattcagaagtGGGGACttgttgaaggtcacacagctagtaactgtctgaggaaTACTTTGACCCCAGCAATTCCTAACTCCAGagacagtactctatccactgttctaaCCTGtctctgtcaaatgagagaaggCCATGTTCAATAGGGGTTGGGAGGAGGGGTGGCAGTTTGGAGAGGTCAAGCATATATTGAGAAGGCTGTAAGACAATATTAATGATGAGAGGAGCCTTAGAGGTATCAaattaaattctttcattttgcaaatgtccCTTgccccagagaagggaagtgacttagGCATCCAGGTAGGCAGTGACAGTCTGGACCAGAAGCAGTCTCATGACTGACGGTCAACAGACATTTATGGAGCGCTGCTACGTGCTGGGCTCTGTACTACATGCTGAGTATtggaagaaaggcagagaaacaAACCATACAACCCTAGACCCCACTTCAGAGGAGCTCACAGGCTGAGGGGGTGACCTACATGTCCAGGGGAAGCTGGGAGATTCTCGGAGGGAAGGCTTCACCATCCAGCATGAATTCCCTTCCATGGGCTGGGCTGTCATAGGATAACTGATCTGGGAAGGTACAGTGAGAAGCCAGGTTTCTGAATCCCTAGGGCCAGTCCTGCCCTCCTCCAGCACTGCTGCATCCGGAGATGGAGAAGCTGAGAATGAGTGACAAGCACTCCAGGAAGGTGCTGGAGAGGTCTGGAACCGATTTAGGCCAGGTAGAGGGAAGAGTGGTACCAAGACAGAACTGATCCCAGGATCAGCTCTACAgctaggagggcccttagaacataggatgtcaggactgggagggcccttagaacacagaatgtcagagctgagaagtcTCTTAGAAAGAGCTGGGGGCACCTTAGAATACAGGAtgtcatgactacacatgtataacctaggttgaattgcttgccttctcaagagggTATGTgggtagggaagaagggagacaaggttttaaaaacaaatgctaaaaaattcTGTTTAcggtaactgggaaataagatatacaggcaatagggtgtagaaatctattgtGGCCTACAAGCAGTAAAGGGAAAAGGGATAGGAGGGGGCGAAAGAGgaaagggcagactggggaaaggggtaaccagaatgcacactgtcttggggtgggtggaggggagagagatggggagaaaatttggaactcaaaatcttgaggaaattaatattgaaaactaaaaataaactaattttaaaaaagaacacaggatgtcagagctagaaggggtgGAGATGAGGTGGGGGACCCAGGTATTTAGAGCTACttaattttatagctgaggaagctgaggtctgTAGAGAAGAAGGTCTTGTTCAGTGTAACAAGGTCAGCAGCAGCGCTGAAATCCAAGCCCAGGTCCTCCGACTACAAGCCCAGTGGTCTGTCACCTACCCCAAAATCTCAGAAAGAAAACTAGGGACAAAccttatccccttttccttcccagtAGAGCTAGCCTGGCTTGGAATCTCAACCCCTACACCAAGGATGCCTTGACGACGATGACTGGAGGAACTTCACCTCCACCCACGTGGATTCCTCCGGTGAGCAAGGTCTTTCTCACTTCTAACCAAAATCCCTCCTGATTCACCAAGAGTCTGCTCCCTCTGGCTAGGTGTGACTCTGTCTTTCCTCCTTAGCAAAGAGGCTGCTGTCATGAGCAGGGAAGGATGACTCCTAATGGGACATCAAACAGACTTGGGCAGTGGCTTCCCCAAGAACAGGTCATTTGCACCCATGTAGGTGGGTACTAAGAGAAGCCGGGGGAGGTAGGGCGCTGCTTGGTAGCCCTCGAACAGGGACCATAGAGGAACTGGATGAGAGAATCCCGGACAGATTCCCAAAGCAGGAAGCCTCACCCCTGAACACTAGACCTGCACTTTGTAGAGCTGTGGGGTGGGGCTATATGGGCAGGAGCCCCTTGGTGTTCAATAGCCACCACCGCCCCGTAGGCAATGTGCCAACTCCCTCGGGTGTGGCTCTCCGTTGAGGTGGAGTCAGAGCCCGGACTGGAAAGGAGGTGTGATCCACTGTGGCCTGAGGGCACAGAGAAGGGGTACTGCTACTTGCCCCCCTGCCCAGCAGGGGGCCATGAATAGAGGACAGGGGCAGAAAAAGATCTGTGAAATAAATTAGAAGTGGCTGAATAAAATCCCCATAAGAGTCCTCATATAACAAGACCTTGGCTATCCATGCTGTCACCACTGCCTCCCCTGGGAGTCAATACCGCCCCCCTCCCAGGAACTAAACTGGGCCTAGAGCCCAGGTGTCCTACTTGCCAGCCTCAGACAAATCAGTGGAGCCTGGCACTAGGTCAAAGGTGAGTCAGAGAGGAAAGTGGGGCAGCTGACGAAGTTGGGGACCCCACCCTCTCCAGGGCGCCCACATGAGCCTCCCTGATACTCTATGGCTTGGGAGGGTACTGCCAGACACCTAAGCTTGGAGCCCAGCCACAGCAATGTCCCTGGGGAAAGTCCTCCAGCTAGTGGGAGCTGGTTGCTCAGTTGAAAGGGAAAATTGCAGTGTAATGGGGATGGTATTGGGCCCAACTGGGTGGCTAATTACAAAGGATGGGCCTCCAGCGTCCTCGCTTGTTAAACTCATCTTTAAGTGGCACATTGAGATGCCACCTCAACaatctgggggggaggggaggagatttaGGGAGCAGGGCTGTGGGGTCCTTGCTTAGCTCTGGAGGGCTTCTCAGATAGGAGTATGCCTAAGGCAGAGAGATGCCTGGGGCCCTCCCAGGAGGATCAGTAGGAACCAGCACTGCCCATTCCCCAGGGATATCCAATACAACTCCTGGCATATTGCAGGAGGCTGCCAGGCTGGGCCCACATGGTACCTGTGCCACAGGTGGAGTGCTTCCTCCAGTGTCTTCTAGACCCTGGCTAGGGGCTGAGTAAGGGCAGAGTTTGTTGGAGGGCATTCAGATATTCTGTGTTTAAAGTCAAAAGACCAGCTTTTATTAAAGGGGTGCTTTGTCCCGCAGACACAGTCTCTGTTACACACACCCCAGAGTGAGTGCACCCTGTTACTGAACCATCCACACACTCCCCCATCCCACCATTCACATCTGACCGTACAGACCCATAAGGGACTGACCATTCCTATTTCCTAAAAACTAATGGGGTTTAGCgatttcaggaaaacctcaaGCTACTTTCTAAGCCTCCCACTCCCAGACTCCCTGGGTCGTGATGAAGAAGCCCATTATTGTCCGCGGTAACTGGGAGATCAACCTGGGGACCCAGAGCAGGCCCCTGAGCATTGCAGAGCCTGTGGGACAGAAGGCCCCGGGAGGCAGCTGCCTTAGGTGGGGCCCACGCCTGTCTTTCTCCGGTTGAGTATCCCCATGATGACTAATGCGCCTCCTGTCCTGGCCTCTTTACCTTTAAGGAgcagccaggaaaaaaaagaaagaaagaaagaaaagggcccaggactgGGGGAGGCAGGAGCCAGAGGCCCAGCCCCGCCTCCCGCCcagccctgcccctccccacccctgccaaaaagCCGGGCTGAGAGGGAGAGGCTGAGCAGAGGCAGAGCCCAGGTGCCCCGGGATTCAGCGCAGCCCCGACCCAGCCCCAGCCCGAGCCATGGAGAGAGGCAGACTGATCCAGAAGGCCAAGCTGGCGGAGCAGGCCGAGCGCTACGAGGACATGGCCGAGTTCATGAAGGGCGCCGTGGAGAAAGGCGACGAGCTGTCGTGCGAGGAGCGCAACCTGCTGTCGGTGGCCTACAAGAACGTGGTGGGCGGCCTGCGGGCGGCCTGGAGGGTGCTGTCCAGCATCGAGCAGAAGGGGGCCGAGGAGGACAGCGCCGAGGCCAAGGAGCGCGAGCCCGAGGTGCGCGAGTACCGGGAGAAGGTGGAGGGCGAGCTGCGCGCCGTCTGCGGCATCGTGCTCGGCCTGCTCGACTCGCACCTCATCAAGGACGCGGGCGACGCCGAGAGCCGCGTCTTCTACCTGAAGATGAAGGGCGACTATTTCCGCTACCTGGCCGAGGTGGGCACGGGCGACGACAAGAAGAGCACCATCGACTCGGCCCGCGCCGCCTACCAGGAGGCCATGGACATCAGCAAGAAGGACATGCTGCCCACCAACCCCATCCGCCTGGGGCTGGCGCTGAACTTTTCCGTCTTCCACTACGAGATCGCCAGCAGCCCCGAGGAGGCCATCTCTCTGGCCAAGACCACCTTCGACGAGGCCATGACCGAACTGCACACCCTGAGCGAGGACTCCTACAAGGACAGCACCCTCATCATGCAGCTGCTGCGAGACAACCTGACCCTCTGGACGGCGGACAGCGCCGGGGAGGAGGGCGGCGAGGCACCGCCCCCCGAGGAGCAGCCCCAGAGCTGAGCCCCGCTCCCCGGCGCCCCGACGGCCCCTTCCGTTCCCTGTCCCCCGCCCCGGCCTGGCCCCCCTCGGGAGAGAGGACTTGTGTGTGGGGCGGGCCCCCggatccctctccctccctgcgccctgcctcctcctcctcccctccccagccccttAGCCCCCCAACCCTACCCCGCTGCGCGCCCCGGCTCTGGAGCGACTCAGACGCGAAAACGAGGGCAGCTGGGCAGGGAGCTCCGGGAGTCTCTCCGTCTAGGCCCAGGCTATCAGGGACGGTGGTGGCAAGAGCCCCCACGATCGTCCCAAGATCTCTGGCTCTCTGAGCTGGCCCCGGGGATCGCCCCCCCGGCGCTCTCCCTGTCATCTCCTGCCCCTGCTCCCTGTGGTTCTGAGGGATTGGGAAGTGCCAGGCCCTTAGGGGCTTGGGAGGGACTGGACTGGTGGGGCCCAGAGGTTGTGTGAGTGtgttggaggaaggaagagtgtGTGGATGTGTTTGGGTGACAGCGTGTGCTCGCGCGCTGGTGTGTGTGTGCGACTGTCAGAGAGCATGTCTGTCTGAGTGTGACAAAGTTCCTTCTCAATAAAGAAAGCTTCCCTGACACTCCTTTTGTCTTTTTGCCGTCTGCGTCGGAGGGGCAGGTGGGAAGGCTCACTTGATGGGGCGGGGCGGGGGAAGGTGTTGGTTCTGAGACCTGTCTTCTTTCTGGTTCTAGAGGCCAGCATTACCTGGCCCTCACCCCCAGGGGAGCTGGCCCATCCCAAGGAGCAGCCGGAAGGGATTTGGGGTAGATTACCTCAGAGTTAGGTGGGgttgaggggtggggtggggcagggttTTTTTCTAGTGACAGAATCCAAGGTCAGGGACTAACCCTCAGTCCCCAGGAGAGTTCACATCGGAACAGAGGATTTCAGAGGACTCCTTCCTCTTCCTCGAGCCCTAAGATAAGGATCCGTAAGAAACAGCCCTGGTGCTGGAGTGGGAGGAAAGTTGGACCTGAGAAAGCCAGATCTCggggtggaggagaggggaggctAGGGCAGTGttgagaagaaatgagagtgaagtcaGATTCCAGGACAGGTGAGATGAGAAGCCACAGATctgaagggaggaggagagagagaggcaagaagTGAGACCATTCAGGTGGGAGGTGGAATTGAGACATCCCATACCCAAGGAACTGGACCCTCAAGATAtaagaagatggaaaggaaaTGCCTTAGGTCTAAAGataaggtggagatgagaagTTCTGAGAGCAAAGGGGTAAGAGGTGTGAGATAGCTAAGATTTGACAGGGAGTGTGAGATCCCACCAACCAGAGATGAACACCCAAGATATAAGATGACAATGAGGTATTCCAAGTATGATTTTGGAGCAGGAGGCAGCATGGGAGGTTGGGGGAGAAGTTAATTCTGGACCAGCTCAGTTTTGAGTATGGGGTTGGACACCCCAGGTGACTGGGAGAAAAGAGGATAATAACCACAGGGacctgggagaggagaggagatgtgGGACAGCTCAGATCTGAGATGGATTGGACACCCCAAGTTTGAATGAAgggagggggatggggaagaTGATAGATGAAACAGTTCGTGTAAGGGGGTTAGGCACTCCAGGTCTGAAGAAGTCAGAATGAGATATTCTGGGTCTGAAGCAGAAGAGTAACGGGAGGGGTTGGTGTGGTAGGAGGGGGTGAGAAAACTCAGATCTGAGTAGGGTTGTTCACTGTGTGGGGGTGGTCACaaaaaaaggaaggcaagaaagtTCCCATCATGTCCACCCCCAACTCCCATCACTGTGCTCTGCCCTATCTCCTGCCACAGGCCAGGGCCTGTACTGCCACCCCCTCTTCTTACCCTAGGTGCCCCTCCTTTGCTCCATCCCCCTCCAAATGTCCAAATGTCCCCAACTTAGCACCCACCCTCCCTGCTCAGACACACCACTCCTCTCATGCCCCTCCAGCTCAATCCTTAGCACCTAACAGGCATCCTTCACTCCCCTATCCTCAGCCATCTTCCTATCCTACTTACATTCCCTCATCCCTGGATTCTTATTATCTTCTGTCCTGGGGTATCTGATCAccactcctctctccttttccgtCCCTCTCCTTAAACTATCCTGACACCTGGGTGCCCCTTCCCTCCTGTTTCCATCCCCTGCTAAGATGACCCTCTCCAGCCCATATGTCCACTGCCCCTTCCTTCCCTGCTGTCTTGGGCAGCTCTGGGGCATGGCCCTGGTTAAAGCTAGTGCAACTCTGGGTCCAGGCTGTCCTTGGAAATCCCTCCCAGCACTTGGCCAACCAGTAAGGAGAGAAGTGGTCAGAGTGCACGGCTCAATAGAGCTGGAGAAGGTGAGCCAGGAGAGGTTTGGgtttggtggggggggggtggagagagaggtaAGGGGAGGGCGAggtagggaagggggagggagaaggcgAGATGCTGGAGGCGCTGTCCCGGTTTCACTCAGACAAGTCTTCACCCGTCCTGTACCCAGGGAGTTCAGCTCAGcttctctccctatctcccccTGCCAAGAGGAAGGGAATGTGGCCCCAGCCTGAGCCTTCTGAGTCAGCTCCCAGCTCAGTAGTGGGGTCGGGTTAACGCCCACCCACTGGCCTGGAAGGATTAGCAGGAAGGAGACCCTGGGAGTAACTGtagggaaaataaagaataaatagcTATCCAGCCCTAACCTGCAGTTTCCTATATCCAGTTGTCTATTGGACTTCTCCAACTGGATAACCCTTAGGCATTTCCAACTtagcatgtccaaaatggaacttcctcttttcctcaagctttctccttttcttaaggtctcttacacacacacacacacacacacacacacacacacacacacacacaccataagttatttttaagcatttattttttaaaaatttgagttcaaaattttctcccatgGAGAGGGTAAGCAACAtgatatgcatttatgtatgtcAAGTcacacaaaacacatttccatatttgccatgttgaaaaataaaaacacaacaaTTCTCTCTCTTGAGGTAGATagaattttgcatcatgagttatTTGGAATCATGGTGGATCATTATGCTGATCGTTGTTGACTTCTTTTTTACTGTGGAGaatatcaccatcctcccagactTCCAGGCTGGCAATTGGGTGTCTGTCCTCAGCTCCTCATTCTCACTCCTCATGTACATGCTGCTGCCAAATCCTGTAGAATGACATATACCCTCACCTCTTCTTGGACGTTGCCACCATCCTGGTCCAAGCCTGCACCACCTCATGCCAAGAGCCTGCTGGCTGAccttccttcctcaaatctctccctactccactcTACCCTTCatgaagctatcaaattgatCTTTGTAAAtcaaagatctgaccatgtcatccacCTATTCAGAAAATGCCAATAGTCCTCTATCACTTctaaaatcaaatagaaaatccccCATTcgacttttaaaactcttcataacctgacctcCTTCTACCTTTGCAGCTCACTTCCCTCAACTTACCCTTCTGTCCAATGACTGGCCTTCTTGCTGAtccttgcacaagacactccCAACTCTGGAccttttcactggttgtctcctgtacctggaatgctttccctcctcatctcggTCTCTCGGCCTCCCAGGCTTCCCTCAAATCTCAGCTAAATTCAactttctataagaagccttttccagtcccccttaatgctagtgactTCCCTCTATGGATTATCTCCACTTTAGTATTTTGTTTGCACATACTTCTTTGCTTGTCTCTCTCAATGgacttgtaagctccttgagaataggaatcttcctcccttcctttcttccttctttctttccttccttctttccttccttcctttctctttatttttttctttcttcctcccttcttccttctcttccacctttctttgtttccttccttcctccctctttccctccctctcctctccttcccttcttcctcccttccttccttccttcctccctccctctctttctttcttcctttttggttGGCAAATAGAAAACCCTAAATACAGGTTTGTTCACTGACTGACTAAAGAAAAGActagattacaaagaaaatcaataataTCAAATCATAGGGGTTTTTTTTCAatcaaaaactttgaaaaaaattcatggaccccaggctAAGAATCCCATTTCTAGtataactctttcattttacagaagaagctGATACCTGAAGAGAAAAAGTGACTCTCAGGTCATAGGACCACAGAATTATATCTTGAAAGGAATGCAGAGGAAATTGAGTCCTATaggaggttcagtgatttgccctgATGAGTAGCAACAAATCCAGAATTCAGTCCCAGATTTTCCCACTTCAGATTGAGTGCCCTTCCTACTCTACCACACAACCTCTTCCATTTAAAGTCCTTGTAACCAAGCAGAGTCTCTGGACTAGGCTTGGAGCAAATGATTCTGGCTCAGCTCCTTTCTCTAGGGGCTGACCTGGTTCCTCTCACCCAACCTGTCCAGCAGCTTTCTGTTAGTGGGGCAGATCCTGGGAACAAAGAGGCTgctgcctcctcccttcccatcacACTAACtttgagctgaaagagacttcaaAGAACATCTGATCCATCcctcttcattttgcatatgtggaaactgaggctcagagagggtaaataacttgcccaaaatcCCACACTAAGTTCAGGACTCTGCTGACTCTTAATTTCatggtgggtttttttccccactctgcCACATTATCTCTGTGATCAAGTGCATTAGTACAAGTAAATGCTAAATTATCATTACTAAAACATtacttatttatgttttattgtgtttgtAATCAAGGAATTAAACATTacctaaacttttttttaaaaaatgagagacaGAACACACAGGTATGGCAGGggttaatattaaaatgaaatttattcttgctttaaaaatattatggaaatatctTGATGGCTGTAGTGTATAGTCCCTGAGTTAACTTATTTCCCTCCTTTAGGTCAATGGGCTATATATTCTTACCTCCATAGTTGGGGAAGAGTGAGGACAAGTGCAGAATTTAGAAATTAGAGTCATGAGAGACTCCCTGGGAACAATCTCCCTTCAGAAGACTCAAGGCCAGGAGCTGGGAATTAGCTGATGACATGCACAGAGGCTAGGTTACAGGATGGTTAaggtctttttcagttctaaacctCAGAATTTACCCTACAAAGGCTAGATGAAAGGGGTGTGGTGGAGCCAGATGAAGTGGAACCAAATGAAGGTTGTGGTGGAATGAAAAATCctagacttggagccagaagaaaGTTTGGGTTCTGCTACTGGacaactgtatgaccttgggcaagtcattacaCCTCTGGGTGTGTTTCTCCTAGAGAATGAGGAGTTTGGATTGGGCAAACTCTATGGACCCTTCCAACTGTAACCTtgaataactctgagatacctgGGGCTGAAAGAAGATTCAGGGCTTTCCTGCTGTTGTCCAGGGTGATGTCATTCTGTTTCTTCTGGCATAAGGTTGGTATTCAGTCGATGCCaaccccagagggcaaaacaggcaAAAAACACTCACACCCCTGAGAAACTGCATGGTCACAGCCTTCTCTATCCCCAGAGAAAAGATGTCATTCCTCTCTATTTGGACATGTTCATTCCTTCCCTCAAACCTCAAAATTTCTCTTCAGGAAATTGAATCTGATGAACCCAACAACCTTTGCCTACTCTCGTATCCCCATGCCTTaagtctcctccactcccctTCCCATCCCTGGTTACTTTTATTCAAGCAAGTCCCCAGTACTTAGGTACAGACCTTTTGGGTATCTCTGTGCCATCTCTCTCAGAATTGGATGTGCCTTGGGACATAACCTCATCCCTCCCTAACCTTTCTATGTCTTCCTACCCTTGACCTTTCTCCACCAACTCTATGATTTGGTGATTTGCATCACCTGCCTTCATGCTGGTCCTCACACCCAATGCTCCATCTCCTGAGCCTTTGCACTGGGCTGTCTTTCCACAGCTACTTGTCAGTGCCTTATCTCAGAGACTTGCTTCCATCTGGGTACACACTATGATTCACCCATGTTTTTCCCAAAATTTGCCAGAACAATGAGAACCTAAACCTCCAGATATGGTTTGATGAGGTGACAGTGTCTCCTTGAAACTATCTGCCTCATAGGGTGTTTTAGGGAAGAGTGCTTTGCAAGTCTTATATCTACTTATGAATGAGTCAGCACATAGGAGTGATCAGACcctttattacattttattt
Proteins encoded:
- the SFN gene encoding 14-3-3 protein sigma, producing MERGRLIQKAKLAEQAERYEDMAEFMKGAVEKGDELSCEERNLLSVAYKNVVGGLRAAWRVLSSIEQKGAEEDSAEAKEREPEVREYREKVEGELRAVCGIVLGLLDSHLIKDAGDAESRVFYLKMKGDYFRYLAEVGTGDDKKSTIDSARAAYQEAMDISKKDMLPTNPIRLGLALNFSVFHYEIASSPEEAISLAKTTFDEAMTELHTLSEDSYKDSTLIMQLLRDNLTLWTADSAGEEGGEAPPPEEQPQS